TTCCGACATAAGCCGAAGTTTGTCATCGCCGGGAATCGACGTTGGATGCACCTGGATAAACTCGCCATTCGCGTAGTACGCGCCCTGCTGATACAACGCGGACTGCGCCGATCCGGTACAGACAACCGAGTTGGTAGACTTCCCGAAGATCGCGCCGATTCCGCCAGTCGCGATAATGACAGCGTCGGCAGGGAAGGTACGGACCTCCATCGAGCACAGGTCCAGCGCGCAGATTCCGCGACACACGCCTTGCGCATCGAGCACTGCGGAGAGGAACTCCCAGGTTTCAAACTTGCTGACGCGACCTTCCGATTCGTATCGGCGCACTTGCTCATCGAGCGCGTATAGCAATTGCTGGCCAGTTGTCGCTCCGGCAAAAGCGGTGCGGTGATAGAGAGTGCCGCCGAAGCGGCGGAAGTCGAGAAGTCCTTCCGGCGTGCGGTTGAAGGGAACTCCCATGCGGTCGAGCAGATCGATAATCGCCGGCGCCGCCTCGCACATATCTTTCACGGGAGGCTGATTCGCCAGGAAGTCACCGCCGTAGATGGTGTCGTCGAAGTGATGCCAGGTACTATCTCCCTCGCCTTTGAGGTTCTTGGCGGCGTTAATGCCCCCCTGAGCGCAGACTGAGTGCGAGCGCTTTACCGGGACGACGGAAAATAAATCAACATTCCCGCCACCTTCTGCGATCTTGATAGTGGCTGAGAGTCCTGCCAGCCCGCCGCCTACGACGATGATTTTCGGATTTGCCATTAACTTGAAATCAACGAATCGGGTGCCTTGTTATCGGTATTTGCCACGAAGCGAACTTTAGTGATCGTTGCTATTCCACCGGTTGAGCTTCCACCCGCTTCGCGGTTGCCGGGTCGGTTCCCATGTTGCGCCAGTCTGGGTTACGAGGAGCTACAAATGCTTTTACGGTGACTAGTCCGATCACTACAAACAATAGCCCTATCCCAAAGCAGACTACGCCGGCTCTCCGCCTCGCTTGTTCTCCCTGCGTGATTCCCCATTTGGCACAGAACAACCAAATTCCATACGCAAAGTGCCACGATGCACACACGATCGCGATGATGTAGAAAGCCAGCATCCATGGATTCGCTAGTTCATGCTGCACCTTACCGAAGCCTGCCCCGGGATACTCCACCAGGTGAACTCCGGTAAACCGCAAGCTGTAAACATGCTGGAGGATGTAAGCGAAGGTAACGATTCCTGTCCAGCGTTGCGCGGTGTAGAGCCAGTTTCCTTCCCAGGGATAAGAAACAACGTTCGACTCGCCTCTGTACCAGATAAAGATTCCGTACAGCGCGTGGTAAAGGATTGGGATGTAAATGAGTCCCCATTCCAGAAATGGCACGAAGGGAAGGGAATTTAGAAACTTGATTTGGCTGGCATACGCGTGCGGGCCGTTGGTCGCATACGCATTTGAGACAAAGTGCTCGACCAGGAAGGCGCCGATCGGCACGATACCGCTCAGCGAATGCAGGCGGCGAAGGAGAAATGAATGCCCTTCTCCTGCACGCAGCGGCTTTACCCCCTTCCACTGATCCTGCTCATAGCCGGCGCTCGGAGGCGCTGCCGTTGCCATCGCGTTGCGAGTCTCCTCAGTTAGTTCCGAATATCGATACCAAACCTTTTATTATCGGGTTCCGCTCGGAAGCGAGTCAAATAAGTGTGTTGGTCTTCGCAACAAGCATGCGTGGAACGCAGTCGATTTTTATTGTGCAAGTCGATACAGTTGAAATTGCGTGAGGAGAACCCTCGTTGGCATCGTCGACACTGCCTTTTAGTCAGCTCGCTGATCAGTGCCAGGCAACCGGACTAACACCAGAAAACACGGCCAAGATCGCAAAAGAGTTGTCTCGCAGCTTTGGTGTTCACGACGATGAAGTGGCGATTCTGAAGCTTGAAAAGAACCAGCTCAAGTTCATCTATCCCCCGCAGTTGTCGAGTGTCGGCATGATCCCCTTAAGCCACTCGCATTCTCTGGCTGCGCGAACGGCGAGCACAAAACGTCCTGAAGCCATCAACAACTTTCCTCAAGTGCGCCACGCCAGCGTCTTTGAGTCTGTGCCAGTGGAGTCGAAAACGCGTGCACCGGGCAAGTCGGAACGGAATGCCATGGTCATTCAGAAGGTGATGAGCGTTCCCGTGATCGGTTCCGCCGGAGTCGTAGGAGTGATTCAGATTAGCCGCAAGGGCTCTACATCCAAGGCTGCCGGTGCAGATTTCTACCCCTCGGAGCTTTCGCGGTTGGCCGCCGCAGCCTCGGCTCTCGCGAAATGTTTCAGCTAATCTGGGAATGGCTGCGAGTTGACTCGTCGATCCACTCCAGAAAAAGCCTAAAGGCCTTTCCCCGGTGACTGACTCTCAGCTTTTCTTCGCGCGAGATTTCCGCAAATGAGTTGCTTAGCTCTGGAAAATAGAAAAGCGGATCGTAACCGAAGCCGTTGCTTCCTTTAGGAGCGCGAAGCAATAGTCCACGAGCGTCTGCATTGAAGACTTTGAGCGTTTTGCCATCGCGGGCTGCTGAAATGGAACAGACGAAGGCACATTGTCTGCGGGAATCGGGAACGCCTTCTGTCCTCTTGAGCAAAAGCTCATTGTTCGCGGCATCCGGGTGATTGGTGACGATACCTGCGTCGTCGGCATACCTGGCCGATCGCACTCCTGGCTCTCCACCGAGAGCATCAACCGTGAGCCCGGAATCGTCGGCAATCACAATCTCTCCTCCCGCGTGCCGGCTGTAGTACTCAGCTTTTAAGCGTGCATTCTCCTCGAAAGTTGCGCCTGTCTCCTCAGGCGCATCCATTCCCTCGATCCCCGGCAGCGGACGAATGTCGACACCATATTCTTGAGCGGCAGCCGCAAAGTCTGCGAGCTTTCCTTTGTTTGAGCTTGCAACGTAGATGAGAGTCATCGATGTCGATCATAATTTGCGCGGCGGCCTGTTCCTCAACCGCCAACCATTTCTTCCTTTACACTTTTGGTATGACAGTCGTGGTGAATGGGGAGCCCAAAGAATTTCCCAGCGGACGAACTCTTGCTGCGTTTATCGAGCATCTCGGGTTGAAAGGTGACCGGATCGCTGTGGAACTCAATCGGGAGATCGCTCCACGAAGTCGGTGGACCGACATCTCGCTCTCCGAGGGTGACCGTTTGGAGATCGTTCATTTCGTCGGCGGTGGATTCGATTACTAGAACCAGTCCGCAGTCTCGACTCCCACATTTTGCCGCACAGTAAGTTTTCTCGCCCACGGCTCCTGCACCTTCTAAATCACCTGATATCACTTGACATGAAACACCCAAGGTGTATTTTGTTTAAAACATTTCTATTGCGAAATGTTTGAAGCTGGTTAGATGCGATCTCACTCACAAACCGGCAACAGCCAAGAGGTTCGAAGCCTTGAAGGCCAGGAGTTCACGTCCGCCGACGTAATCGAGCTTACGGGCATTACGGCGCGGCAACTTCAATGGTGGGATGAACGCAAGATCGTTGTTCCGCAGCGGCGGGGAAGAAATCGCGTCTACAGTGTCGACGATCTCGCCGAAGTAGCTGTGATCTGCGAGTTGCGGAACAAGGGATTCTCACTTCAGCGAGTGCGGCAGGTGATGCGATATCTGCAGCGGGAACTAGGCAAACGGCTGGTCGAGACGGTGACCTCGGGCAGCGAATACCACCTGCTCACGGATGGCAAAAGAATTTACCTGGAGAACTCTGAACGGCAAATCGTCGATCTGCTCAAGAACTCACGCCAACCGCTTTTGTCGGTCTGTTTGACTGACGCGGTGCAGGAGGTTCATGCCCAGCTTCGCAAGCGCAATGGCATGCGGCGTCCGAGGCCCGGGGAAGAGCGATCGAGTCAAAGCAACCGGCGGCGTCTTCGGCGTACGGCCTGAGCGCAACCTGCCCTAACTGGTCGGAGGTGACCATGGTGGCTGAGCTGAACATCCTGACGGAGTGGATTCCCGAACAGATGCAACCCGGCACGGTCTTCGTGCTCGAAAACGCCGGAGAGGTCGGGAAGAACGAGGATCCTTACTGGGCAGTGCTCGCCTGCCCGGCATGCGGCACGCTGGGACTGATCACCCGCCGGCAGATGGCCGGGATTACGCCGGTCATTTGTGGCTCAAACGAATGCTCGGCCCACTTTTTTATCCGCGACGAAGACGTGCGGGCTTGTAAGCCAAATTAGCGCTTGTGGCTATTTCTGCTCTTGAGCGGCAGCGGCGGTAGTTGAGATCGGAACCTGTTCGACGATTTCGATACCGAACCCTTCCAGCGCGGGCACTCGCCGGGGATGATTAGTCAACAGGCGAATGCGCCGCAGATTTAGATCAGAGAGTATCTGGGCTCCCAATCCGATTTGCCGCTGCGTTCGGCGCTGATGCTCGGGGTTTCTGGCATCACGGCTCTCATGTTCAAAAGTAAGCGCACTGCCTCCGACCATCTCCCTCACATTGAAGCCTTTGGACGTCTGGTGCAGGTAGATAATTGCTCCGCGACCAACGTCTGCGATCATCTTCATCGAACGATCCAGTACGGCATTGCATTCACAGAGAGTGGTTCCGAACACATCTCCTACCAGGCAGTGAGAGTGAACCCGCACCAGAACGGGACTGTCTCCGTCGCCGGCATCGCCGTAAAGCAGACCAACGTGCGATTCGCCTCCATCTATCTCTGACTCATATGCGACCAGCCGAAACTCCCCGTAGCGCGTAGGAAGAATTCCTTCTCCGATGCGGCGGATGTAGCGCTCGTGATGCATACGGTAGCGAATGAGTTCAGCCACCGTCAGCATCTTCAACTCGTGTTCTTTACAGAACTCGATCAGATCTGGCACGCGCGCCATGGTGCCGTCTTCCTTCATGATCTCGCAGATCACGCCGGCAGGAACAAGGCCAGCCATGCGCGCAAGATCCACTGCGGCCTCAGTTTGCCCTGCTCGTACCAGCACTCCGCCTTTGCGCGCGCGCAACGGGAAAGTGTGTCCGGGCTTCACCAGGTCAGACGGCCGGCTGCCGGGATCGATCGCAACTTTGATCGTTCGAGCGCGGTCGTACGCCGATATACCTGTGGTTATGCCGTCCCGGGCGTCGATGCTCTCCGTAAACGCAGTTCCATACTGGGAGGTGTTGTGAGTGGTCATCATGCCCAGGCGCAGATAGTCGAGACGATCTTCGGTGAGCGCCAGACAGATGAGTCCGCGCCCATGCTTCGCCATGAAATTAATAGCCTCGGGCGTGGCGAACTCCGCGGCGATGGTGAGATCGCCTTCGTTCTCCCGGTCCTCGTCGTCGACGACGATGATCATGCGCCCTTGCCGGATCTCGGCGAGCGCGGTTTGGACGTCGGTGAAAGAGCTATTCATGAGCCTGATATAGGAACTGATAACTACGATTCTAGCAATACGAATGCATCATGCAGCCGGAGGCTGAGCCACCTCGGGACTCGCAGGCCGGCGCCAGAAGGCCATTCCACGAGCGAACAACGAGCGCACCGCGCGAGCACACATTCGGATCAGAATCACTGTAAAGATCAAGAGCACTGCGACGATGGCTGCAGTCCAGTAGGGATGTACAGTTGCAAACCACGTGAGACCAACAGCAACCACATCTTCGCCTACGCTCAAGGCCATATTTGAGACCGGTTCCGGGGAAGGCGTAACTGCAGCCCGCGCGGCAAACTTGCCCGTGTGCGCCACTCCGGCGATCACGCTCGCCAATGCCGTGCTGGCAATTTGAGCGCCAGGACCGAGCTGCGATGTCGCCGCATACGCGACTAACGCCGCAAGCGGGATTCGGACAAAGGTGTGCAATGAATTCCACACGAGGTCAAAGGCTGGGATCTTGTCAGCAAAAAAATGCAACACGAACATCGCCAGCGACACCGCAATAACCCACGGATTCTCGATAACGTGCAAACCTGGTGGAAGGTGTACCACCTGAAAATGGCCCAGCAGTCCGAGGGTCCCGCACATCGCGTAGACATTCAAGCCCGCGGCAAAGCTCGCCCCAATCACCAGTGAAATAATTTGCGCTTCGTTGAGATCCATAAAAACGCGTTGCTCAGTATCTTCGATGGAACTGCGGCGGAAACAGAACCAGAGATTCTCCGAAAAATGAAAAGGCCGCCTGTGGCGGCCTCTTTCAAGATCGACTCAGGTTACAGAGTCGATTCGATTTCGAATCCCCAAGCTTCCAAAAGGGGCTCAGGAATGTACTTTGAATTCTTGTTCTTACGTGCCCACTCGCGCAGACGTGTAGAACGCAGATACTGGTCGGGAAGGAGCTTGAACTCCTTCACCGCCTGCTCGAAAGACGTAACTACAGGAACTACCGGTCCGATCGGCTCCGGCTTTCCCCAGTTCGGATTTCCGCGACGCTTAGCCATGATTTCTACCTGCCTTAATTATGATTTCACTACTTCGATTACGAGCTAACCCCTCTGGATTCAGATAAGCACGATGAAGCTCTTACAAAGTCGTTGCTCTCAGGCGGCTCCAGAGCGAGCCGTAAAACCTCCGATATTATGAATAAATGCCGCTAAAAGCAATGAAAAACTGTAGATTGCTCCAATAATTAGGAGCAACACCTTAGTACTTGAGACGTTCCAAGGCTCTCGTCCGCAGGCCCAATAGTGTCGTTTCTTTCAAAGAGAACGGCTATCACATTGAGTTTTGCAGGGAATTTCAGAGTTGAGAGGCAGTTTTTGTCGGATCCGGTCAGGCCGAGATTTTTAAGAGTGCAAACAGACCAAACCAGACGACGGTGATCGCGTGCCAATACCAAGCGGTGATGTCGATCATGATCTGCCTCGATTCGACACGTTGCCCGGCAAAGCCTGCGATCATGCACAGAATTAGGACGGCAATGCCTCCGACTAGGTGCAGCCCGTGTAATCCAGTCAGAAAGTAATAAAACTGGCTGCTAGGTCCGCTGCCAAGGAAGACTCCTTGAGCTCTTAATTTGCTCCACGCGCCGAGTTGTCCAGCGATGAAACCTACGGCAAACACGATCCCTAAAACCTGCCAGGGAAAAGCCCGCCGGAGAGTGGACCGTGTAAGTCCGAGCCATTCTTCCATGAGAGCTTCATCGCGAAAGTACTCTCGGCGCGCCAATTCCAGTGCCATGCTACTGAGGATCAATAGCAGCGTGTTCCACCAAAGAATGCTCGGAATCGAAATCGGTTTCCAGACCGCGATGTAGGTCTGGGTCGCGCGGTCAAAGACAGTTTGTCCGCGCCGCAAGCAGAGATAGCCGATGGAGAGAGACACAAACAGGGCTACCGAAGTAGTCATCAACACCGCGAGAGCGACTCGCGCTCTCTTCAGCCGGTCCTTGGGATCCGGTGTCGGTTGGCGGCTCCATTCTCCGTCACCGCCGCCTCCGGTCGGAAGCTTGATGTGTGGACCGCGTCCACCGGAATCCGGTGCACTGACCTTCGAGGGGACCTTGGTTTCTACTGCGGACATGGCTGGTACGCCGGTCCAATTTGACCACGGTTTAGGGTCTCCACGCTAGAAGGAATCGGGGGAATCGGGTGATCGGGTCATCGGGTGATCGGGCGAAGTAACGGCCGATCTTTAGCAGTAACGAATTGCTCCAAGATTCTGTCATCCTGAGCCCCTGTTTTGGGCGAAGGATCCCCCGGAATGCGTAAAGCTTTCTTGCTGCTGCTTGGCACTTTGGCCAAGAACTCTGGCTCTTCGTGAGAGAGCCCTACCGACTGCAATCATGCCGGAGATATTTCGGGAGATCCTTCGCCCAAAAAAGGGGCTCAGGATGACAGCCTTTGAAGTTGTTTGCTGAAAATCACAGTAACTGCAAAGTCCACGAAGTGTTCACGGTTTCACTTCGCCCGATCACCCAATGACCCGATCACCCGATTTCTTCTGCTCTCTGACCATGTTCACGAACAGCTCATGGACACGTGTGTCGCTGGACAATTCAGGGTGAAAAGTTGCAGCCAGAGTCTTGCCCTGCTTTACGAGCACCGGATGTTGCTCGCGTTCAGCGAGTACCTCGACTCCAGCTCCGGTGCGCTCTATGCGCGGCGCGCGTATGAAGACCATCTCCATGGGTGGTCCGTCAAGCTTGGTGGGACCGGTCACGATCGAACTGTCGATCTGACGACCATATGCATTTCGTTGAATTGCAATATCCAGGGCACCCAGGCTTTCCTGTGGTGGATTCCTGACTTCCTTTGCCAAAAGTATTGCGCCCGCGCAGGTGCCAAAGGCAGGCTTTTGCGCGACGAAATCACGCAGTTTGGTAAGAAATCCTTCGCGCTCGAGAAATTTCAGAAAGGTTGAAGATTCCCCACCCGGAATCACCAGACCATCGATTTCGTCCAACTCTTCCGGCTTGCGTACGAGCACGCTCCGGACGCCTAGACGGCTTAGTGTCTGACGATGAGCGTCGTAGTCACCCTGCAGGGCTAGCACTCCAATTGTGATTTGATCGGCCACGTTTAGTCTTCGATGAGTAAGTGAGCGAAAGGCTTCAGACAGGCGGACAGTTCCTGACCTAAGTACTTTCAACAACAAGTCAGCAACGCCCCCGTTTTAGCTCACCAGCCACGCTTCTGCAGCATGTCGGCTTCCGACATCGCAGCGATGGCGAGTCCCTTCATGGCACCGGTACAGTCTTCGCTCGTCTCGAGTAAGACTTTAGGATCGTCGAAATGGGTGGTCGCGCGCACGATGGCGCGAGCGCGGATCTCCGCTTCCTTGGCAGGGGCAAAGTTGATGGAGTCGCTCATGAAGATGCCCGAGCCTACGAATACTGCCTCGGCTCCAAGCTGGCGCACCAGTGCCGCATCTGCGGGAGTAGCGATTCCACCTGCGGAGAAGTTGGGAACGGGAAGCTTGCCGCTTTTCGCCACCATGCGGACCAATTCATAGGGAGCTCGCAGCTCTTTCGCCGCGGCATAGAGTTCTTCTTCGCCGAGGACGGTCAGCGCACGCATATCTTTCACGATCTGCCGCATATGCTTCACAGCGTGAACGACGTCGCCTGTTCCGGCCTCACCTTTCGTGCGAATCATCGCTGCGCCTTCTGCGATGCGGCGCAATGCTTCTCCCAGATCACGGGCTCCGCATACGAATGGAACCTTGAAGGCATGTTTGTCGACGTGGTGCGCTTCGTCCGCAGGTGTTAGGACTTCGGACTCATCGATGTAATCCACACCGAGTTCCTGCAGAACTTGAGCCTCAGTGAAGTGTCCAATACGGCACTTTGCCATGACGGGAATATCCACCGCCTTCATGATCTCGCGAATCACGGCGATCTTGGCCATGCGGGCGACTCCACCCTCGGCGCGGATCTGAGCGGGCACACGCTCCAAAGCCATAACCGCAGTTGCTCCGGAACGTTGGGCAATCTCAGCTTGCGCGGCGGTGGTGACGTCCATAATCACGCCGCCCTTCAGCATTTCCGCAAGACCCGTCTTGAGTCTCAGACCATTCCCATTCATGTCAGACATAAAGCACTCTCCACGCGCACCTCTCCCTCCGGTCATTGCGACAGGATGGAAGGGAACTTTAATTTTAGCAGTTCCGGCAATGTGAGAAGCGGTATATCGGCCGACAGAAGTCAGCAACGCTTTGCAAATTTGGAAGGGCCGAATTCCCTGCTTCAGGGAATTCGGCAGGGAATAATTCCCGTGGAGTTTTTTTCTTTTCCTCGGACCAGCATAAACACAGGGCATTTGCGATCCCTCAGGGAATTCTGAGGGAACTTGCAGAGAATTCTCCCGGAGCCGCAAGGCCGACAAGTGCATGTCATTGAAGCAACGGTTTCGCAGACTCTCATGTTGACCCTCGTTCTCTTGGTACGACGGAACGGCCTGGGGTGTCAATCTTCACCTTCGTTTCAGTCGTGTCCGTCGTGGTTTCATCGGTCTCGATCTGGTCGACCAAGATCAAGTCCTCCAGGTAAGACTCAAAGAGCAGCCGAGGAACTCAGCCAATCGCTCAGCCTCCTCGGCTGCCGAGCGTCGCACCCAGACGGGCGCCCTCACGAACGGCTCGACAACAACGTTCACGCGACCGCCCTTGATTTCGTGGCGCCAAGTGCCCTGCATGAAGCCATTTACCAGCAAGACAGGCGAAATCCAACCTTGTGGCCGGTACACGCTACTCCGTAGCTTGCATCCCAGCAGACGTTCGGCGTGAAAAGAAGCACCAATCACGTATTGATCGAAGCCCGGCAGCAAACGGACGGATTTTCCCGGCTCGAACTCGCGTGCCTCACGGGCGTGGACAGCAAGCATCCACGCCTGAGTGCCTTCCAGGTCCACTCGGCAGACCTCGTCACCGAGCGCTGCGATCCATTCCCGCGCAGTTGAAACTCCGACGCCGGTCCACCAGCGCGCCAGATCGTGATAGGTGGCCGGACCGTAGCCGGCCAGGAAGCGGCGAGTGATTTCCGCTATTGCTGTCTGCGGATCAACGGCTTTCATTGCGCAGCCCAGCCAGCTCGCAGGACGCGTAAAGCGAACCAGCTGCCCCTCACTCGGCCCGAAGCAGAGAAGACCGGTGAACGCAGCCGGCCGCAGGAGTGTCCCCCAGCTGCTCAGTGCCACTTTGGGACCAAAGGCACGCCGTCTGGTGATCCGCGCGACCTCTTGAGCGAGCTCCTCCCGCGTGAGTAAGCGGCCGTCAAGCGCCTTGCCGATCGCTTCTGTGATCTGATCAAGTTCGTCGAGCGTGATGCCGTAATACTTCTTCCACGCCGACTCCCTCAGATATCGTTTGCTGGTGCGCAAAGCGGCGTGCCACATGGGCAGTTCATCAGCAGGAAGCAGGTGCAACGTTCCTCGCATCGCCCAGGTCTTTACCAGCGTGCGCTCCTCCCAAAGTGCGTGCTTGATCGCGTCCCGGTTGAGACCTTCGATTCTGGCCCACGCCGTCAGCTCCGCCGACGACATCAACTGCGCGTGCAAACCGCAGAGACGGCTCGCAACTTCCAGCATGCTGCCGGCCGGAGCGCGCTGATCGAGATAATGGCGGCGAACCCGCCACGCCGCTACATTCCGCCAGGTGAGCTTCAACATGCGCGGACAATTATGCCAGCGAGAGAAATGGCATAATCTCTTCTCGACAAAGCCTTCCGAAACGACGTTATAGAAAGGTGTTCTTCACCACGGAGACACGGAGTGCACGGAGGAAACCATTGCAACAATTCTTCTGGAAAGCGACGATGTATCGATTTTCTTCCGCCATTTCCGAATGCTTACCTCCGTGTCCTCTGTGCCTCCGTGGTGAACTCGGGTTTTAAGAATTGGAGGAGTAAATGGGCGCCACAGTAGCCGAGTCTCGAATGCCCACAGCAACGACGGTCGCGTCGGCTCCGACCAGCGCGCGCCTCACCTCGCTTGACGCCTTCCGCGGCATGACGATCGCCGGAATGATTCTCGTGAACAACGCCGGCGACTGGGAGCATGTCTATTGGCCGCTGGAGCACGCAAAATGGAATGGCTGGACTCCTACCGATCTCGTCTTTCCTTTCTTCGTGTTCATCGTGGGCGTCTCCCTGGTGCTCTCATTCGTGTCGCGGGTAGCTCGCGGCGACTCGAAGAAGACACTGCTTCTGCACGCGCTGCAACGCAGCGCCATCCTCTTTGTCGTCGGATTCTTGCTCCACGCCTACGGCAAATTCGACTTGCACACCATCCGCATTCCCGGAGTCCTGCAGCGGATCGCGGTCGTTTACCTGCTCACATCGGTGCTGGTTCTTTACACCGGCCGCGTCACACGAGCCATCGTGGCGGCTGCCTTGTTGATCGGCTATTGGATTCTGATGGTGCAAGTGCCCGTGCCCGGCTATGGTGCCGGAGTTCTCACGATGGACGGAAACCTGGCGGGCTATATCGATCGCAGCCTTATGTACAACCATCTCTGGATCGCGCACCGCTTCGATCCGGAGGGAATCCTCAGCACGCTTCCAGCGATTGCAACGTGTTTGCTTGGCGTCTTCACCGGCGAGTGGCTGCGATCAACGAGAAGCGCCTCACAAAAACTCGCTGGACTCTTCGCTGCAAGCGCCGTCGGCCTTATCGCCGGGGAGATCTGGAATGTATGGTTCCCAATCAACAAAATGATCTGGACCAGCTCTTATGTGCTGTTCACTGCGGGTCTTGCATTGTTCGCACTCGGGATCGGCTATTGGGCGGTGGACATCCGCGGCTGGAAGCGCTGGAGCACACCGTTCATCATGTTCGGCGTTAATCCGCTGGTGCTGTATTGCATTGCGAGTTGGCTCGCGTCGGCAATGCACGTCCACCACATTCACGGGCGAACCATCAAGGAGTTGCTGTTCGGCAAGTTCTTCGTGCCGCTCTCAGGCGACCCTTACGTGGTCTCCCTGATCTGGGCTTTGAGTTTCGTTTTGGTCTCGTTTGCGGTTGCGTGGGCGCTGTATCGGAAGCGGATTTTTATCCGGGTATAGTTCACGCGCGTTATCGGCCCCTGGCGAACTTCGCCTTCATCTTCTCCGGATCGACTGCTATAAAGACACCCTGGCTTCGGGCCAGGACCTGACCTTGCTCATCGCGGATCTCGGCTGCGTTGAAGTGCCGGCGTCCTTGTACGTCGCGCTCGATTCCTTCGACCACCAACGTCTTGCCGAGTGGAACCGGCTTCACATATTCGATTGCCATGGATGAGGTCAGCGCCACTACCGAGCGCAGCTTATTGACCTTGCCCATGGCTTCATCCAGGAGCGTGGCGATGATTCCCCCATGCGCATGACCAGGCGGTCCTTGATACTTCTTCGGCAGTTTGACCTTGCACCAGGCGCGATGGTGACCTTCGTCAAAGAAAAACTTCAGACGCATACCCTGAGGATTGTCCTTGCCGCAGGCGAAGCAATGGTTCTTGGGAAGTGAGATGTGCTTAGTGTTGTGACCGGAGAGACGTTTGGACATTTCACAGGATTATAGGTGTCCAAAGGTTCCTCCGTGACCTTGGGTTCACCTTCGTGACCTTCGCGTTCGCTCCTCCCCGGTTTCGCTCTCGTTGACCCGCGGGCCTGTAACTTTCCCTTCACTTCCTGTATACATTCCGTTTTCACTTTCTTCAGGAGCGTACGCGTGCGAACACTCGCGTCTGTTTTTGTCTTCTTCTTCATCGCTACCCTCGGTTTAGCCCAAGACATTCCACCAACACCACAAATCACGCCATCATCCGACCAAGCGGCAGCAA
This genomic window from Terriglobales bacterium contains:
- a CDS encoding PaaI family thioesterase, with translation MSKRLSGHNTKHISLPKNHCFACGKDNPQGMRLKFFFDEGHHRAWCKVKLPKKYQGPPGHAHGGIIATLLDEAMGKVNKLRSVVALTSSMAIEYVKPVPLGKTLVVEGIERDVQGRRHFNAAEIRDEQGQVLARSQGVFIAVDPEKMKAKFARGR
- a CDS encoding DUF5009 domain-containing protein, which produces MGATVAESRMPTATTVASAPTSARLTSLDAFRGMTIAGMILVNNAGDWEHVYWPLEHAKWNGWTPTDLVFPFFVFIVGVSLVLSFVSRVARGDSKKTLLLHALQRSAILFVVGFLLHAYGKFDLHTIRIPGVLQRIAVVYLLTSVLVLYTGRVTRAIVAAALLIGYWILMVQVPVPGYGAGVLTMDGNLAGYIDRSLMYNHLWIAHRFDPEGILSTLPAIATCLLGVFTGEWLRSTRSASQKLAGLFAASAVGLIAGEIWNVWFPINKMIWTSSYVLFTAGLALFALGIGYWAVDIRGWKRWSTPFIMFGVNPLVLYCIASWLASAMHVHHIHGRTIKELLFGKFFVPLSGDPYVVSLIWALSFVLVSFAVAWALYRKRIFIRV